The sequence gcacagctttgctccaaccctaatcaaacacagctgatccaactaatcaaggtgttcaagactactagagactattaagcaggtgtgagttggaggtggttggagctataTGTAGAGCCGcagcccttcaggaattgagtttgagaccattgttctAAAGGAAAAAAACAATGGCAAAAAAGCAAGCTCTTTCAGTCATCACTGAACTCATCCTCATGTTCACGTATCAGATGTTTCTGGCAGTGCTCTAGAAAAGTGTCCAGAGCTTTGAAGGTCTCAGCACACGGCACACAGTGATAGACTTCCCCCTCACAACCATCTTCAGTAAGCATGTGGTGAGGAATCTCGTCTGAACAgacactacaacacctgcacgtCTTGGCCGGCTCGTCTTCTACTTCCTCCGGCAACTGTTCGTGGACTTTCTCATGAACAAACAGAGCAGCTTTGGAACTGAAGACCTGATCGCATGATGTACAAGGGAACTCGGCATCCTCGtcttcctcttcatcatcatcatcactatcatcttcCAGTTTATCCTCTTCAATTTCATCCTCTTCTTCAATTTCCTCAATTTGAACAGGGAGAAGTTTCTTCGGTCTTCCTTTCTTTCCTGCAGGTTTATCTTTTTGGAGCTTTCTTGCTGGCTTCAGCTTCTGCTTAGCAGCAGTTGCATAAACACGGGTTGATTTGTTGCTTAATTTGAGGTGCATCTCATGGTGAACGGTGTATTTTCTAAAATGCGCCAAGCGCGTCAGATGATGCAGGAACTCCGTTCCGCAGTGCAGGCATGGATATATCCCACTTTTCCGCTTCTGCCTGGTGATCTTCACAGAGTTTCTAAACGTATTCCTCACCTTTACATCCCGTCTGTGTTCTTCCTTCCTATGCCGATGCAGAAGTGACGTCTTGGAAAACGATTTATCACAGGAACGGCATTGAAAGAGCGTACTCGAGATGCTCTTATCCCCCCCTATAATCCCTAAATGCACATCCTTTTCTAAATTTGTGCTTCTTTTTCTTGGTGCGTGGGAAAAGCGCATGTGGCAGGCAAGACCTCTGGGAGCACGGAAAGTTCTGGAGCACAGGGTGCATGTGGAAATGGCTTTCGGTTTAAATGGTGGCAAGGAAGCAGGTTTGAGAGTGTTTGCAGGCTGACAGTCTCCAGCCTGCTGGTGGTGGAGCAGATCTTGTTTGTGGGTGAATGCTTGTCCGCATGGGGTGCAAGCATATGTGCTGTTGTCTTGATGGATGGGATCTTCTGTAGAGTCAGGAACCGAGGTTTTACTCCCACAGGAGGCGCAAGAAGACCCCTTTGGCATTTTCCCCATGCATGTTTGGCACACGGATAAAGAACGAGGGCACTTGTGTAACTGCAGACTGGAAAGCAAAGCAAACTGTTGGTTACAGCGTTGACAGCTGTGGAGTTTTTGCAGGGTGCGCTCTTTTTGCTGGTGACGGACAAGGGCGTTCATTTCGGAGGGTTTCTGGCTGGCGTCCTTGCAGATGGAGGAAGACGTTTGGGATTTTGGTTTGTACTCCATGCAGGTGATGAGTTGAGCCAGTTTGGATAAGGTTTCGGACATGGGTCTTGATCTTTTGGAGATCTGGTTAGCTTGTGATACATTCCTCCAGTTGCAGTGTACGGACTCCATACTCCTAGATACAATTTGGAACAAATGAAGTAGATTAATGGCACTGAATTATAAGTTATGCTAAGAAAGAGTGCATTTCTTTAGACACAAATTAGAGGCAATTCCttaattttacagtgttttgcatttttacatatttggagATTGTAAAAGATATTCTTAGAGATGTTTAGTTATTCTTTGTTTTGCAGGTatcatgttttaaattcaaataaagacAGTCGAATCATTTACAAAGTCATGAAATACGTTCACTGAACTTTCTAATCATCATATCTTTTAATTGACAATAACTAATAATTGACAATAAATGAGTATCAAATCATCACATGAGACCTTGGACTACTAAACCAAtcataagtgtcaatttttgcaaacagatttatgtattttctgATGTATACTTGTACAGAGatccggaagggacgtgatggtgggggaaaAATGGGTGGGAGATGATGTTCCCCTCACAAAACTGTTGTTCCCCAAACACTTCccgttcacttcatacatgtcaaccctctggtttttgccaggattctcctgtattataccattctatcctgctatcatcccgtttaagtattttcccatatatctcccatatttttaatcttgaaagcacgttgaaattaatataacTGCATCTGCATTcaatttctttccattaaagctgtgcataGACCATCACCCttcctatgcaacctctgaatccgtgaatgcatgtataagcgctgactgacggacGGACGCACTccatatgataaactgatcccagatcagcttctatACACGGCATTTAAAGTGTTGCTGAAGTGCAGGACACTTTGGCATTTGGGTGTGTTTAAACAAATACtcgtattaatatgtaaacatgtccgtcctgcgtgtttattttactttaaacaactaattttctcttaaattagCACAAACAGATACTAAAgtaattgaatgctttcattatggaGCTGTGCATTCTTAAAGTGGCACCTCtcttatcaaataaaacaaaacgaaagattcatttgctgcttgtacttgtatatgtatgtattatatcaagTATACTACTTATTTCTTTTAactgacaataataataagtgtCATATCATCATATGTAACTACGAAACAAGTTTCAAGTGTCAGTTTTTGGAAACTTGAGATTTATGTATTATCTGAAAgcgaaataattttaaaaaatgctttgatGTATATTTAAGATAGGACATTAATTAGACGAGATACAATTATTAgaaaatctgtaatctgagggTTTGAACAaatcaaaatactgagaaaatcacctttaaaatgtcaacaagttcttagaaataaatattactaatccaaaattgtgttttgatatatttatggaataaaatttacaaaatgtcttaatGAAACATCGTTACTTGATATTCTaattctttgatttttttttttttttttttggcataacaGAAAAACAGATAACTTCCActcaatataatgtacttttggatatttgtaaataatatacaatttcaGCGTGGTTTGTTTTGTTCAACATGTTCAGACGTGCTTGTGTGTCCAGGGTCAGATATCAGAATGATTTCAGAAAGATCACGTGACAGTGAGAAGCGCAGTAATGGCTGTATAAAATTCAGCTTCACACGAGTAAACAATATATCGCCTTTTAAATTACAACGCAACAAGCAGTTTACGTAAACAACTgtgcaaaaagaatgatgtaaaacaattaatataaTGCACATGCTTTGCTACACAACGTAGATAAACTTCGCAAAGCAGCACTGATACAGGAAGAGTTTGCTAGCTGTTTAGCTACGCAGCTGACATAGAAACTCACCCACTCGAGGACGTTGTATCGCACAACATGGGTCTCTCGACCGTATTTGTGGACATTGCAGCGGGTGTTTTGAGGTTCATAAACTAAAATTGTACGAATTTCTGAAGCGAGAAGCAAACGGACTGTCACTTCTACTACCACGCGCTTCTAACTTAGTTAGGGCAGTTTggcaaactacaactcccatcatccATTGCGAGCAAGTTTCACATTCGctacttcttcttctttttattttattggctGTTTGCATTCTTAAACAGAGCATTACCGCCATCTACTGTGGGGATTGGATCAGAGACTCAAATACCTTTACATCTGGACTCTTCAAGACCCGAGCTTTCGATGTTGCTGTGTTCAGCTCCTCCATCTACAGCTCAAGTCCTTCACAGccaagagagagaaaaagataGTAAAGGGGAAGATAGAGAATTTAAAAAGCCCAATGTTATTAATTATactcagggatgggcagtatttatgatacatgtatttcaaatacgcattttaaatacaaaatagtattttgtaatttgtattttgtagagtttatgaaaatggcttaatgtTTTGTATCAAAACACTTTAGTGTCttgaatttttgtatttttaaaatactgtaaaaaaactttGTAAGAAGATATTCCAGTCTACTGGTCAAAAACTCTCAAATCTTTTGAGATATCGggttttttagattagattagattagattcaatttattgtcatcacacatgtacaagtacaaggcaacgaaatgcaggtaaatggaaccccccgaccgtgcacagacatcacaactccagggaagacaggtcacgggaggtggaacaggaaataaaatagtcaggaaaaagaggcaaaaaaaaagtccctctcaccttgctcttaagttagagcaccgtgagatcagggataagaaaaagccccagcaatctagcacaaaaacacaccgacaagacataacattgccacaggggatgggaacagggggtgtggaaatagtccggtaagggcgggcagccatcaggtcctgcagccatggaggcgctggtcgcagacctgctcaccccctccagtgggtgaaagcatacgaaggcgttggatttggggccaggaagtgtcgtgctatgtatctgtgtgtgtgtgtgcgtaagcctgtatagtccaacaggtgtccttgacggggagcaggaatttcagagcgtctccttatcttgctatccgggagaagttgttttcctccagccgaggccgtctggcaggagaaaagaaaacacagggaagccgaaagagtggaaagatacttcaactttaggtcaatacctgccaatttcacagatatttaatgtccatcacatgtctccagatctggccaaattttgttgcaaagctgctaacttcaccccgatgttttccagtttgcgatctaatattgcagtctgattattagcaagcctgcccatcagcgcttcaatcaagccggccagcctggtggggttttgagcagcactgaccgctttcatcattcgtcgatacgccagggccccgcataagcccatcagcagaaaccctgttatcaaagttccgaataggtaaatgtcttcaatatcctccagagacagagcagccaggcacaggacgcgccacttctcccacccgtccatcacgtatccagctgcaaacgtccccgcaggacatgtgggctctcccgagcccaaacttctcgtcgagaagatggtgtcaatcgcattcagagaccagttgatcaaatccataattccttatttgtttggatagcagggcacggagagtctcagagatagaataagacaaagacaagaggagctagcgaggagagatatgggacggagagggaaaaagtgcgaccgccttcgccgagagccaaagaagaattttatattgtgttttgaagagtacatttgcaaaagaaaaaaaaacacgattTATAGATATTACTAAAACTGGAAATATTTGTAGTTTTCAGAAATGGTGATTTTACATTGTGTATTGAcgatttcaattgcaaaaatgttgaaaaataagaCTTTTAAGAGATGGTGGAAATTTTCACAATCAAGAGATATAGTACTATATTCCAACTCGTTATCTGCATTAAATTGTtattacagtgattaaagagatcatcttcaagacaggacttactgtatgaaatttgtacaaaatctgtACTGAAATCAAAGAGAAAAACAAGCTTTATGAagaaaacttacatttttattcttACAGTAGAGGTGATGCGGTGCAGAGAAGCtaacttaaacttgctcagagaaaggCCGCTGTTATTGATCATGGTTTACTTTACTAAATCAGTTTAATGGTCTAGGAATTGATCCAATAGGCCAATTGATAGAGGGATTGTGAAAAAATggcatgctcccttgtaaaaatattttgtagtattttcataatacaaattatggtattttattttgatacttgctgtggctgctgtattttgtagtttattttgatacatgtaaaactGAGGGGTTtggtattttatattaaaatacattttaatgtatttttgcccatccctgattatACTCTATATCTATATCCTATGAATTAACTGAGTTCTTTTTAAGATTTGTATCAACCATTTATTATCTTCTGGATAAAAAAATCTTTGTGTTATTTGTTCACCATTTTTCTGTATCctcaattaatatttttctttcatcTGTGTATTTATTGCAGATAATGAGTACCTGATCTACTGTCTCACTAACTCCACATTCATCGTACAATCCTGTTGGATGTTTACCTATACTGTGTTATGTACAACTCAGTCCTGTATGTCCCATCCTTAAACTTGAAAGAATACAATCCTCCTTCCTGCTCCCTTTTGATTTCTATATGTCCTACATTTGGCTGTATTACGGAAACATTTACATGTAAAACATTTACATGTAAATGTCTGCCTTTTTGCTCATTGTGCCAACTTATTTGCCAATTTTTGTGTATTCCCTTTAATTACTGATTTAAGTTCAGCCCTACTATACCGGATTTGCATATCTATCCTCTCTTTTGCCATTACAGTTTTtgctaaccaatctgcttcacattCGTGGTAGACCATTTCAAGGgatgcaaataaaaacaatggtcccaatgtatttactgttgttattttttatttctatagcttccgagaatccaaaaagagccacacatTGATGAACAACGTTATAACAgctgttttaaaattaagttatgcTTAAAAATGCTTGTTTCTATTTAACCATTGCCATGATAAAAGCCCCTTAATAGTAAGCTCTGGAAGCGAGCCAGATACATGGTTATatatttttgcggttttaatTAGGTGAAGTAAGTTTGGGGGGGTACAATgaacttttttgtatttatttaaagtaatttttgaaCCAAAAGTGTTAATAAATTCACTGCAATTTTATAACCCCCTACAAAACATTATGAAATATATACCctcgttttttttttactagcgcGAGTACTTTTATTATGAAATGTCCTCAATCCGTGCATCTTCCCCTAGTGAGGGGGAGTGAAATGACACCCCTCCTAACACAAATATTAATCTTTATTCGTTGTTGTCATGTGTTTTAATTGCCACATATCATTCATTAAGATAATTCAATAATTACTAGCCAGTCTGGAATTTAAATAAGCGTATTTGTCTTGTAATGTGACACAGTGTCCTCCTCCGGTCCAGCTGGCGGCAGCTGCACCTGTTCGCGCGGTGCCACATCAGAACAGCGAGTCCCGCACACCGGCAGCTTATGAAGGCTTCACCGGTTTAACCTCAATCGGTAGCAGAGCAATCACCGGAGAAAGGGCTATTGTTTTACTAGTTGTTTAATCTAGAAGTCGAAATATGATACGTGAACAACACTGATCAAACGCAACGCAAGGATTTGACCGCTGGAAAAAACCCGGCCGACTCATTTATTCACGGAGCCTAACCTTAGAGATGACAGCGCGCGCTCGTTTATTGTCGTGTTAATCGAGATTATTCGTTAATAATTTTAATCATAAGAATAGGTTAAGATATATTATTGATGGCCGTGTCGGGAGGCGCCCGGAGGATCCCGATGGGTGTGCGGACATTCAGCGAGTTTCTGGAAATAGCGACTGTCGGTCCGTGTCGCTCCAGCAGCCCATATAAATACAGAGAGAGAATACAGCACTGGTCCATCAGGTAAAACACCGCATTTACATGAtggaatatattatataaatcttTTATATTTGATGTGTCGCATTGCTGAACAAAGCGAGATGGAAAAATAAACTATACAATTACCATAGTAACTACAGTTTCCGCTAAAATACTATTATTACAGTTGTTCATgaaaagtatataataaatatataacttaaacgcattttatttttttcaattaaattattattattattattttaaatagcttCAATATTGCTACTGGAACGTTACAATAATGTTAACAATAACACTATAAAAACACCGTACGAGCTTATTTGTTCATATGAAGTAGGCTAATGCATGGTAAATAAAACGAGATCCTAAAAGCGTTTCACTCTTTATTATAATACTCTGTGTGTAATCGATTATGATTTTGTTTGTACAGTAAGTaatcgtgtttttttttcttttgtgttcactcaGGTTGGAAATGACTCTTATTTGTTTAACTTAACTGTAAATCATAAATATTGTATTTGAGTGTACAGTGGGAATTCCAtggttgtttgtttttgcaaGTTACAAGGTATTGTACAGCAGTATAATGTATGTgtgcatcaaaacaataaaagtaattttagtATAAAGTTAAGTTgtgaaatgtatattaaaaaaacataacaattCCCATACACAAGAActtgtaatttgtatttattttaattatcctGAAAATAAGTGTTTATCATGCATCTTAATTaagattaaatatacatttaaaaatcttgtcaggcatatttggTCCAAGAATCATTAGATagaatatatttttcattaataatttttttcagtttagtccctttattaatctggggtcaccacagcgaaatgaaccgccaactcacctagcacatgtttttttgcagcagatgcccttccagctacaaccaaggactgggaacatccatacacactcatttacacacatacactatggacaatttagcttacccaattcacctataccgcatgtctttggacttgtgggggaaaccggagcacctggaggaaacccatgccaacacggggagaacatgcaaactgcacacagaaatgccaactgacccagccaaggttcaaaccagcgaccttgctgtgaggcgattgtgctacccactgcgctaatGTGCTGcccttgtatattttattaagtacaggtcagaatCAGTAGTGCATATTGTTTAATTTTGACATGCttaattatgaaaaaacattatttcatccatattttgatattttctcTAAAGTAATagaaacattatagttttaacaatttacttgtgctttttttttctctatatatacacacacacacacgtctattCTAAATATTATTAGAAATTCTTGAAGtttgtttacagtataaaaacctAATTTGTTTACGTCTGCAGATTACTGTACTGAACTGATGACTTTtcttctaaatgtaaaataaaacatgtcaaaataacaaaaaaaaaaacacattttcagacATTTATTCTCAATCATTTTTGAAAGACTTTAGAAGAAAAAGGAAAGCTGTATTTAATTTCGAACAACAAAAAATggaaacatttgttattattgtcatttgtaAGTTTCCGCTAAAACAAATCTCTAAATGACAATGATTTACATTATTATTGGACATTTGGTAGCAATATTATCAGACTCTtgtagaataaaaatgattaacgTTTTTTAACACACCCATTTcttttaaatacaatacaatcaaaTATTCTCTTAATttctcttttattaatttattctgaaGAGGCCATGATGGAACATCGTCTTTG comes from Danio aesculapii chromosome 23, fDanAes4.1, whole genome shotgun sequence and encodes:
- the si:ch211-148l7.4 gene encoding zinc finger protein 271 isoform X1; protein product: MNLKTPAAMSTNTVERPMLCDTTSSSGSMESVHCNWRNVSQANQISKRSRPMSETLSKLAQLITCMEYKPKSQTSSSICKDASQKPSEMNALVRHQQKERTLQKLHSCQRCNQQFALLSSLQLHKCPRSLSVCQTCMGKMPKGSSCASCGSKTSVPDSTEDPIHQDNSTYACTPCGQAFTHKQDLLHHQQAGDCQPANTLKPASLPPFKPKAISTCTLCSRTFRAPRGLACHMRFSHAPRKRSTNLEKDVHLGIIGGDKSISSTLFQCRSCDKSFSKTSLLHRHRKEEHRRDVKVRNTFRNSVKITRQKRKSGIYPCLHCGTEFLHHLTRLAHFRKYTVHHEMHLKLSNKSTRVYATAAKQKLKPARKLQKDKPAGKKGRPKKLLPVQIEEIEEEDEIEEDKLEDDSDDDDEEEDEDAEFPCTSCDQVFSSKAALFVHEKVHEQLPEEVEDEPAKTCRCCSVCSDEIPHHMLTEDGCEGEVYHCVPCAETFKALDTFLEHCQKHLIREHEDEFSDD
- the si:ch211-148l7.4 gene encoding zinc finger protein 135 isoform X2; its protein translation is MESVHCNWRNVSQANQISKRSRPMSETLSKLAQLITCMEYKPKSQTSSSICKDASQKPSEMNALVRHQQKERTLQKLHSCQRCNQQFALLSSLQLHKCPRSLSVCQTCMGKMPKGSSCASCGSKTSVPDSTEDPIHQDNSTYACTPCGQAFTHKQDLLHHQQAGDCQPANTLKPASLPPFKPKAISTCTLCSRTFRAPRGLACHMRFSHAPRKRSTNLEKDVHLGIIGGDKSISSTLFQCRSCDKSFSKTSLLHRHRKEEHRRDVKVRNTFRNSVKITRQKRKSGIYPCLHCGTEFLHHLTRLAHFRKYTVHHEMHLKLSNKSTRVYATAAKQKLKPARKLQKDKPAGKKGRPKKLLPVQIEEIEEEDEIEEDKLEDDSDDDDEEEDEDAEFPCTSCDQVFSSKAALFVHEKVHEQLPEEVEDEPAKTCRCCSVCSDEIPHHMLTEDGCEGEVYHCVPCAETFKALDTFLEHCQKHLIREHEDEFSDD